A single region of the Rubidibacter lacunae KORDI 51-2 genome encodes:
- a CDS encoding condensation domain-containing protein, which translates to MDIFENIPNPKHRIASGWFPLSSSQQMVWVDQVLNPDSPAYNFGVVTELIEQIDIEALIEALNDVAHKHEALRTSFHIEDGIPFQEFADSIDVDPRTIDFSKESDPEDEARKYLRRKINEPFDLSGNRFWDAHFIKIDREKHYFFLRFHHLISDGFGMSLIVESLSKSYNKIVQGDSYLATYGVKSITEETFESYSEFLKEDRAYLTSTQFDRDREFWCERFADIPPSELPNSVLSASGHSFSNSLEWELDRATYDKCAALASSQGCSMLHLLLALIALYFTSIQALDEIVIGVPFHNRTNARQRRTLGMFAAVMPLKIRVERTRSFTALLKRVSSDTQCCYPHQRFPVAEINRSLNLGGIGRRQLFDVGFNFDTAVNKIPFAGTLCRFQRIMPNFSLNTLDIYLREHSLAANVSVLFNYSADIFERQDIAVLRKRLAILLDAILEDEDCPVGQLPLMDADERRLVVEEWNASAAAYPEGMCLHELFEAQVATDPSAVALVFASAELSYGALNGRANRLAHHLRTLGVGPDVLVGLCVERGFEMVVGLLAVLKAGGAY; encoded by the coding sequence GTGGATATCTTTGAAAACATTCCAAATCCGAAACACAGAATTGCCAGCGGCTGGTTTCCCTTGTCCTCAAGCCAGCAGATGGTTTGGGTCGATCAGGTTCTGAATCCTGACAGCCCTGCGTATAATTTCGGGGTAGTCACTGAATTGATTGAGCAGATTGACATTGAAGCACTCATCGAAGCACTAAACGATGTAGCTCATAAGCACGAAGCATTAAGGACCAGTTTTCACATTGAAGACGGCATCCCGTTTCAGGAGTTTGCAGATTCTATTGATGTAGATCCTCGCACGATCGATTTCTCAAAAGAAAGCGATCCTGAAGACGAGGCCAGAAAATACTTACGCCGGAAAATCAACGAGCCATTCGATTTGTCCGGGAACCGGTTTTGGGATGCCCATTTCATCAAGATCGATCGGGAAAAACACTATTTCTTTCTTCGGTTTCATCATCTCATCAGTGACGGCTTCGGCATGTCGTTGATAGTTGAATCTCTTTCAAAGAGTTATAACAAGATCGTGCAAGGTGATAGTTACCTGGCTACATATGGCGTCAAGAGCATTACAGAAGAAACATTCGAGAGCTACAGCGAATTTTTAAAGGAAGATCGGGCTTATTTGACATCCACCCAATTCGATCGGGATCGCGAGTTTTGGTGTGAGCGGTTTGCGGATATTCCGCCATCAGAGCTTCCTAATTCTGTTTTATCCGCGAGCGGTCATTCTTTTAGCAACAGTCTTGAATGGGAACTCGATCGGGCAACCTACGACAAATGTGCCGCGCTGGCATCGAGCCAAGGCTGTTCGATGCTGCATTTACTGTTGGCGCTCATTGCCCTCTATTTTACGAGCATTCAAGCTCTTGACGAGATTGTTATCGGTGTGCCGTTTCATAATCGCACCAATGCACGCCAGAGACGAACCCTGGGAATGTTTGCGGCTGTTATGCCATTGAAAATAAGGGTCGAACGTACGCGTTCATTTACGGCTCTCCTGAAACGAGTCAGTAGCGATACACAATGTTGCTATCCACATCAGCGCTTCCCAGTTGCGGAAATTAATCGCTCACTCAATCTAGGTGGTATTGGCAGAAGACAGTTATTTGATGTTGGCTTTAACTTTGACACAGCAGTAAACAAAATTCCATTCGCCGGCACGCTTTGTCGATTTCAAAGGATTATGCCGAACTTCAGCCTAAATACATTAGATATTTACCTTCGCGAACATAGCTTGGCGGCCAATGTGTCGGTTCTTTTCAACTACAGCGCTGATATCTTCGAGCGTCAAGATATTGCAGTATTGCGGAAACGTCTCGCCATTTTGCTCGACGCAATTTTAGAAGACGAGGATTGTCCGGTCGGCCAGCTACCGCTCATGGATGCGGACGAGCGCCGTCTTGTGGTTGAGGAGTGGAACGCGAGCGCAGCGGCTTATCCGGAAGGTATGTGCCTGCACGAGCTGTTCGAGGCGCAGGTTGCAACGGACCCGTCAGCCGTGGCACTGGTCTTTGCAAGTGCGGAGTTGAGCTATGGTGCTCTGAATGGGCGGGCCAACCGTCTGGCGCATCATCTGCGTACTCTGGGTGTGGGTCCCGACGTTCTGGTTGGGCTCTGTGTGGAGCGCGGCTTTGAGATGGTGGTGGGGCTGCTGGCGGTGCTGAAGGCAGGCGGGGCCTAT